The following coding sequences are from one Diprion similis isolate iyDipSimi1 chromosome 9, iyDipSimi1.1, whole genome shotgun sequence window:
- the LOC124410244 gene encoding uncharacterized protein LOC124410244, whose amino-acid sequence MNWLRILLVGLFAAESLAKTCSFNDSVALDYLADEWATAASRYPPPCIEVGDQMGETFEHKFQASAVSYGVYIMGKLYHQALNRGQELINDVERYRANLKPKIELIKSNISPQPISLDEDLNSIIKQCQVFLSLSPGNVAIPTPDLGALPAQQIIPVSRTTPRTLSELLVNCNQIFDQDFADIYGFIEGIFLTGWANARRYFGNVQAQLRGEILNWRVLNSYTQVVNDIFLHSDLIGRYVHPETWAAFNNVGQLIRTISLNCFDCNE is encoded by the exons ATGAATTGGCTTCGAATATTGCTGGTTGGGCTCTTTGCCGCGGAGTCTTTGGCAAAAACGTGCA GTTTTAACGATTCAGTGGCACTCGATTATCTGGCCGATGAATGGGCCACAGCAGCGAGCAGGTACCCACCACCATGTATTGAAGTTGGTGATCAAATGGGAGAAACTTTTGAACACAAATTTCAAGCATCCGCAGTGAGCTATGGAGTGTACATAATGGGAAAACTGTACCATCAG GCGTTAAACCGGGGTCAAGAACTTATCAACGACGTAGAGAGATATCGTGCCAACTTGAAACCAAAGATTGAACTGATAAAATCAAACATCAGCCCACAACCAATTAGCTTGGACGAAGATTTGAACTCAATCATCAAACAGTGTCAAGTGTTCCTGAGTTTATCACCTGGAAACGTGGCGATCCCTACACCG GATCTTGGCGCTTTGCCAGCACAGCAAATAATTCCTGTGAGCAGAACAACGCCTCGGACGCTATCCGAGCTTCTTGTAAATTGTAACCAAATTTTCGATCAGGACTTTGCCGACATTTACGGATTCATAGAAGGTATATTCCTGACAGGCTGGGCTAACGCGAGGAGATATTTCGGAAATGTTCAGGCGCAGCTGCGTGGTGAG ATCCTGAATTGGCGAGTGCTGAACTCTTACACGCAAGTggtgaatgatatttttttgcactCTGATTTGATTGGGCGTTACGTTCATCCGGAAACATGGGCAGCGTTTAACAACGTCGGCCAGCTCATCAGAACGATTTCACTTAATTGCTTTGATTGCAATGAGTGA